Proteins encoded by one window of Modestobacter marinus:
- a CDS encoding LLM class F420-dependent oxidoreductase: protein MRIGIQASYAGDFKQTADEIRDLESAGLDVAMCAEVYTFDAVSQLGYLAAVTDRVELMSGILPIYSRTPALIAMTAAGLDFVSGGRFTLGLGASGPQVIEGWHGLPYDAPLQRTREIVEICRQVWRRERLEHDGKKYQVPLPADQGTGLGKPLKLINTPVRPQIPVLLAALGPKNVELAAEIAEKWEPIFFHPERAADVWGASLEAGRAKRDPSLGDLDVVVGVPVAIGEDVDHLVEAVRPGIALYVGGMGAKGKNFYNDLARRYGYEAEAEAIQELYLAGRKDEAAAAVPEDLVRATSLIGPESYVAERIAAFAAAGVTTLNLQPLDDSREGRLRTVETMRRLAG, encoded by the coding sequence GTGCGCATCGGGATCCAGGCCAGCTACGCCGGTGACTTCAAGCAGACCGCGGACGAGATCCGTGACCTGGAGTCCGCCGGGCTCGACGTCGCCATGTGCGCGGAGGTGTACACCTTCGACGCGGTCAGCCAGCTGGGCTACCTGGCGGCCGTGACCGACCGGGTCGAGTTGATGAGCGGCATCCTGCCCATCTACAGCCGCACCCCGGCGCTGATCGCGATGACCGCGGCCGGCCTGGACTTCGTCTCCGGTGGCCGGTTCACCCTCGGGCTCGGCGCATCGGGTCCGCAGGTCATCGAGGGGTGGCACGGACTCCCCTACGACGCCCCGCTGCAGCGGACCCGGGAGATCGTGGAGATCTGCCGCCAGGTGTGGCGCCGCGAGCGACTGGAACACGACGGGAAGAAGTACCAGGTCCCGCTGCCGGCCGACCAGGGCACGGGCCTCGGCAAGCCGCTCAAGCTGATCAACACCCCCGTCCGCCCGCAGATCCCGGTGCTGCTGGCCGCCCTCGGGCCGAAGAACGTCGAGCTGGCCGCCGAGATCGCGGAGAAGTGGGAGCCGATCTTCTTCCACCCCGAGCGGGCGGCCGACGTGTGGGGCGCCTCGCTGGAGGCGGGCCGGGCCAAGCGGGACCCGTCGCTGGGTGACCTCGACGTCGTCGTCGGGGTCCCGGTGGCGATCGGCGAGGACGTCGACCACCTGGTGGAGGCGGTCCGGCCGGGTATCGCGCTGTACGTCGGCGGCATGGGCGCCAAGGGCAAGAACTTCTACAACGACCTGGCCCGCCGCTACGGCTACGAGGCCGAGGCCGAGGCGATCCAGGAGCTGTACCTGGCCGGCCGCAAGGACGAGGCGGCCGCCGCCGTCCCGGAGGACCTTGTGCGTGCGACGTCCCTGATCGGGCCGGAGTCCTACGTGGCGGAGCGGATCGCGGCGTTCGCCGCGGCCGGGGTGACCACGCTCAACCTGCAGCCCCTGGACGACAGCCGGGAAGGCCGGCTCCGCACCGTCGAGACCATGCGCCGCCTGGCGGGCTGA
- the rpsL gene encoding 30S ribosomal protein S12 translates to MPTIQQLVRKGREDKVEKTKTPALKGSPQRRGVCTRVYTTTPKKPNSALRKVARVRLTSGVEVTAYIPGVGHNLQEHSMVLVRGGRVKDLPGVRYKIIRGSLDTQGVRGRKQARSRYGAKKEKS, encoded by the coding sequence ATGCCCACGATCCAGCAGCTGGTCCGCAAGGGCCGCGAGGACAAGGTCGAGAAGACCAAGACCCCGGCGTTGAAGGGATCCCCTCAGCGCCGCGGCGTGTGCACGCGCGTCTACACGACGACGCCGAAGAAGCCGAACTCGGCGCTGCGCAAGGTCGCTCGCGTGCGCCTCACCAGCGGTGTCGAGGTGACCGCCTACATCCCGGGCGTCGGCCACAACCTGCAGGAGCACTCCATGGTGCTCGTGCGTGGCGGCCGGGTGAAGGACCTCCCCGGCGTCCGCTACAAGATCATCCGTGGCTCGCTGGACACCCAGGGCGTCCGCGGTCGCAAGCAGGCTCGCAGCCGGTACGGCGCGAAGAAGGAGAAGAGCTAA
- the rpsG gene encoding 30S ribosomal protein S7, with the protein MPRKGPAPKRPLVADPVYQSPLVTQLVNKVLVDGKRSVAEAIVYGALEGVRAKNDTDPVVTLKRALDNVKPALEVRSRRVGGATYQVPIEVRPSRSTTLGLRWLIQYSRARREKTMTERLMNELLDASNGLGAAVKRREDTHKMAESNKAFAHYRW; encoded by the coding sequence ATGCCTCGCAAGGGCCCCGCCCCGAAGCGTCCGCTCGTCGCCGACCCGGTGTACCAGTCGCCGCTGGTGACCCAGCTGGTGAACAAGGTGCTGGTCGACGGCAAGCGCTCCGTCGCCGAGGCGATCGTCTACGGCGCCCTCGAGGGCGTCCGGGCGAAGAACGACACCGACCCGGTCGTCACCCTCAAGCGTGCGCTGGACAACGTGAAGCCGGCCCTCGAGGTGCGCAGCCGCCGCGTCGGTGGCGCCACCTACCAGGTGCCGATCGAGGTCCGTCCGTCCCGCAGCACGACCCTCGGCCTGCGCTGGCTCATCCAGTACAGCCGGGCGCGTCGCGAGAAGACGATGACCGAGCGCCTCATGAACGAGCTGCTGGACGCCAGCAACGGTCTCGGTGCCGCGGTCAAGCGCCGCGAGGACACGCACAAGATGGCCGAGTCGAACAAGGCCTTCGCGCACTACCGCTGGTGA